AGAGAAGGCTGGACTAGCCCACAATCTTTTCTGCCCTTGGCACTCTCTCCCGAGGAGAAAGCTGTGAACCGTGGGGAGGGGTGTGTATTAAGCTGTGCTTTGAGCTGGCGTGGTGCCTTCTCAGGCTGCAAGCTCAGCCCGTGTCTAATGACAAAGCCCAGCTTTCTCTACTGGGTGTCAGCAGGGctaaaggatttaaaaaaaatacttggaggGGGATGTGCCTGGAGGCTGCCAGCACCCAGTGACAGAGTATGTGGCAGCCAAGGCGGTTGATAGGGAGAAAGTGGGGCGTGAAGGGGtgaggggagcagaggggagtGGAGAGCTTGAAGGGAGGCACTTTAACTGAACATGAGTGTTTTGGGGACTGGGTTGAGGAATGGGGGTGATGTGGATTCTGGGGTGTCTGATTTCCTCCTCTTTAAAGTGAAATGCACATTCGGTTCTCTTTGCTTGTTTATGACCGGTGCTATACATTCTCATGTGGGCTTCTTGATATTTGGGGTCTGATGAGATCCTTTGTGCCAACGTCAGTTAAGATagttataaaaaacaaaagagctCAGTCAGGTCAGCTTGAAATACAAGCTGGTGTGTCGCATAGTCATGGCTTCAGAAGGGAAAGTAGTGGGGGTTTATGTGGAGCTGGCGTTGGGGGAGGCCCGGAGGTGCTGGGTTAGCACGAGGCAAGAGGACTAGCGTGCAGCTGCAGGGAGTGCTCTTAAAAGAGGCTCAGGCTCCTTTTTGGGGTGGGCCTCCTGCATTTCCagggcaggctggggtgggggctttGTGTTTGTGCTACATGATGTGAGGAGCTCTCTGGAAGTCAGGGTTTCATGGCCCCATGGGCCATGTTTCCATGGAGGAGACACCACAAAGCCACAGCACTTTACCCCTTCTTAAATTTCAAGGGGGGTGAAAAACTTCAAAGCCTTcagttttcccaaagaagactTTTCTCTAAAAAGACAAGTCTTCTTGTGCTCTGGGAACATATTGTAGACTTATAAACTAGTGCCGTGTCATCATACATTCTGTAGGCCAGCAAACTATCTATAATGGATGGCAGTGGGTTGAGGACAAATGAACTTCATGAATTTCTCAGCCTTGGGCATTTGCTTGAAGGGCGGAAACCGGAAGTTCACAGCACTCTCCTTGTGTAGCGGGGATATAtttgagaaaagggaaaaactcCTGCCATATCTGGGGACTAGTGGAGAGAAACTTTAGCAGGTCTGGTGGGGAGAGAGTAGACCAGGAGTAAGGAAGTTTGTGGTCTACTGACATCTGGCTTCAGTCATATATATATCAGCAGAGGTCCAATTCCCAAGTTGGAAAGTGGGACTCAAACCTCAGAGCAACATCTTTAACATCTTAGCTTTACCCCCCCACACCCTACCCCGCTAAATGGGGATAGTAATCTTTAATTCGAATTGTTGGGAAAGATACATGAGATAACGACCATGCAAAGTCCCTGGCTAAGGGCCTGGCCCACTCaaaaaatggtagctattattatttatgtggatgtgtgtgttgctttgtttgtttacaggtatttggaagaataaaaaagtattttaagaggCATTAGCAGGACTCAAGGAAAAGGCAACATTATTTGCCTGCAGAGATTTACAGGGAACCTTATAATGCTAACACTGTTGCAAGATACCAAGAACCTCATAAATAAGTGGAAAGTGACAGGTGATGGCTCTTGTCTTCATGATCTAAGCGGTATGAGTTGGGTGGGGTGTGGCCTGTTCAGTGACATAGTGGAGGGAAAGCCATGGCATGAACTAAGGAGCAAGGTTCATAAAACTGTACTGATCGGGCCCAATGAGTCACTGTGTAAAGACCAGCTGTGCCATCCAGCTGGCAATGACTTCTACTGGGCTGCTCAGGCAGTGGTGTGCTCTCTGCCTTAAGTCTCTGAGGGAGGAGCCATCATAACATGCAGGGGCTGACCATCCTTCATGTTAGGAGCAACTGTGTACCCAACATGCTTCACCACTGCAAAATTTGGACCCTATAGATgggattttttaaaggaatgagaTGTCCTGGGTTTATTATTGAATTGCAAGTCTTTGTATAACTAAGTTCATATTTCTGCACTTTGGCATAAAGGTGTTTAGCTGATTCAAGTTTTTGacatttgttttgcattttctctGGGAGGATAGTAAAGACATGGAGAAGGTGAATGGACCTACTAAAGCAAAGGAGGGCTTATGGGGGCAGGAAAAAATGCTATTATTGTCAGCTCTTGGCATTTAAGGGTGATACTCTGGTGCCAGACTGCCTAGCTCCTGATCCTGGATTTGGCTCTCATTGTCTGAGAGATCTTTACCTCAGTgaatcttagttttctcatctgtaaaatggacaagAGAATAGTACCTAGCTCACAGGGTTGAGAGGATCAAGTGAAAACATATATAATGCCCTTAGCCCAATGCCTGGCTCTCAGTAACTACTCAGCAAATGTTGGCTCTCGGCTAACTGTCTGGGGACCTACACAGCTACCTGGAATACTCAAGAGACCTGTTGGGATCGGGGctgaggggaagagagagggtaTTTCTTTATCCTACACATTTCATACTTAGTAAAAATGTCCTATTTCTATTGCCTATGACTTTGAAACCGATGGTGGAAATTTATTTCGCTTTCCTGAGGGCCAGCGAGAAAGGGACTCccaggggaggcagtgcagctctctGAAGTAAACCACAGCCTTTCCCATTTAACAGGAGAGTTCAGCCTCTAAAAACCAGCCCCTCAGACTGAAGGAGGCTCTCCTCCAGTGGCAGCAGGCTGCCAACCCACTTCCTCTATgtacccctccccctcccccgggTCCCTGCAGGGCAGCACTCACTCATGTAGCAGTAAGTCCTTGAAGTGAATCATCTCCACCATCACCCTGGTGTTCTCCTGGGCGGCAGAGCACAAATCGTGTTTGAGGTAGCATTCCCGCTGTAACTGGAACACCATTTCCTTAATGGCCGGGCACTTCCGGCTTATGCAGCCAAATCGGTGCCGCAGAGCATGGGCCTTACACTTCAAGGCATCTTTGATGAATGACTTGCCCTGGGAACAGAGAGGATAGAGAAGCAGGAGAGGGGCAGAAGAGAGGAGTCCTGGTCACACGCTTAGACATTTGCTCTTCTTGTGCTTACACAGGATTTTTCTGGCAGCCAAACCCCAAGGCCCTGCCTCGGACTGATGTCTTTGCAGGTGGCAGGCGGCTGCTACATCAGGAGGTACGTCCAGAGTGACATGAAACCTCCGGCATTTGGCCAAAAAGGATGTTACTTCTGGAGACTGACACAtctgcctccttcctccccagctgCCCGACCAGTTTCCCTCATCCTGGGGCTTCGGTGGCCGTTTGTTCTCAAGCAGCCCAGGGTTGGCTGTTTGGTGGCAACTCTTCTGAAATACAAGGAGAATCTGGCCAGACTTAAATCCAGAACTCCTTGGTGGTTCCTGGCAAGTGTTTTTCCCACATAGAAGGTGCCTGCTTGTCCAGGTCTCACacctttctttttaccttttcttccGTGAGTGATGTCAAGGTCGGGTGCTAAGTGCGCCTGCCCTTTCTGCCTCCATGCCTCCCACTGCTCCCAGTTCATACTCTCATCTCCTCCTATCCTTTAAGGAGgagcattcttttcctttttgaaaacgATTCGACTCCTTTAAACTGTTGGGATTATTGCCTCTAAAAGGCCCGCCTGGCACACTGCCTGGCAGCATCTGGAGTCTGAACTGTCCAACTgacagcccctcccccacactcCCTGCCTCTGAGTGGCTAAGGCAGCCAGGCATACATCTGGCCTACAGTTCTCTTTTCTGGCAACCCCATTAGATTGTTCTTATCCTAGAAAGGAGACAGCTGTTGGGGGTGTGAGGCGAGTTCGGGCCAGGCCGTTAGCTCCCTTATCAACCTCTCAAGGCACAGAGGCACTGTGGGATACCTACCCAGGGATCTCCATCTTCCCCATTACTATAGAAACAAGCTGTCATTGGGGAGTCACCCCATTTTTAGACAGGCCCAGAAGCAACTGAGTTGAGAAAGTATATGGGTTTAGGTTGGAAGTGGGAAGCCAGCCAggacatttatttctgttctcccTTTAGGAGCAACTGAAATGTCTACAGATAGTGTCTGATCACTGAAAAACCACATCCCTGTGGCCCATTTCCTCTGACTTCCCAGTGGGAACCAAATAGGATGAAGGGTAGGGTGTACCAGTTTATTAAGTAGTTATATGCTGAGGACCAGCTTGAAAGGGATGTTTCTAACTTGAGAACATAACCCTGTTggttgagaaaaaaaggaagattaaTTTATGTGAGGGCTGCGGCAATCTGTTGGTATTCTTCCATGACATCCTGTGGGATTGCCTTTAAATACACATCTTTCCTCCGGATTTCCTATTATGTTTCCTAATTCCAGTTAATCCAGAAGGGATGCTTTATTAGGGAGTCTCAAAGAGTTCAaacattcttctctttccttcctcggTGTCTGTTTCCCCTGCTGCCACCCCACATCCTCTGTAACGCAGGCTGCCAGCCCCACTGCATCCCTTTCTGGTTCCCAAGCATTGCTTTGTCAGGCCGGCTACAGGATGTCAGTAGGCGGTACCTGGTGACATTTATAAGTCACACCTAAAGATTGGCCTCATCCAAATGTTGTCTTCACTCTCCCAAGAAATGGGAGAGGAAGTTTATAAGATAGAGTAACAGGGTGCTTCATAGTGCATACATTAGCTGGGCAGAACATGAGGAAGGTGATCCTAATGCCACATGCCTTATGAAGTGTCAGACCTGGAGCCCTGGGGGGCTTGCTGGGTCTTTCCTTGATCCAGGCAGCACCTAGGCTTTACCCTGGGCATCCAGGGATAACCAAAGTGAGTCAGGCCTGGGCCGTATTTATTATATAGAGCAGGACTCATCCAGGGTTTTGGCTTCCCAGGTTGTACAAGAAGGGTCTGCTACTTAGGAGGTATTAAAGTCTGCTCTTCCGGAGGCCCTGAATTACCCACATTGCCTGCTCACACACCCGCTGGATATGATGAATTTCTATGAATACTGtgtctcttttattctttcctatgAGGTCAAAGTAGCTTTTGAAATGTATAATTGGAGTCCCTGCCCTTCCCCCCAAGCCTCCTGTTCCCAGTGTGATAGGCCTTGCAGACTGGATTATGGATGACCAGACATAGTGTGTCCCCATCAAGATGTTTATCATTTATTATGACTTTTGTCTTCTTTGCTAAGAATCCTCAGATAATTGTGCAACTTgatctccttttcattttctctgtgtagACAAAGCTAAAGAGTGGAGAAAAATTTGGCGGCCTACAtgacagctccagagagcagaacCCCAGGACTGGAGTGGGGAGACACTGGCATCCTGCTGTATACCCAGAATGTCTCTTGCAAGTACTGAAACACACAGTGGCAATCAGCTAAAGAAATCTGTTAACAGGTCTTTCCAATGAACATTTTAATCATGCTACCCTAACCCCAAACATTCTTTGTACTTTATGATTTTTACCTGGGCATCAAATTTTCCAGCGTTGTGTAGAAAAGTCATGCAAATCCCGTGTAAGCCCCGAATCTCACAAGAGTTGTTCTCGAAACATTCAAACACGCCACACCCCACATCACCAGCGTTGACCAAACAGTGCTGGATTTCCGCTAAAATGAGAATTACatagaaatatatacaaaattctCAGCCATGCTGGGGAATGCAGAGTGGCTGGTTAAAATAAAGGTTAGTAATGACTAAAAGAAAAGTTAGAAATGACTATTTCAGGATCTAAAAAGCCAGGGAAAGAACATTTCATCATTTAATCTATTTATGAAAATATcagtatttgtaaatatttacaaaaaatcaGCCAAACCtacattacaaaaattacaaCCAGAGGTTAAGTCTGAGCACTTCATTTTTCATCCATCTCATTGTCTTAAAGTGTTTGTGGGAATACTTAGTTTGAAAGCACAAGATACTTCAGCTTTCTAAAcccacagacaaaaaaaaaaaaaagattctaaatGACTAGCTTGCTCTCTCCCTTCTGTACTTCATCAATGAAATACCCTTCTCTATTTGGAAAGTGAAGCTGCTACTATTAAATCATAGCCATTTCCTTCCTGACCCCCAAATGAGGGCATCCAAAAAGGAGTTTCAATTCAGCTTTATGATTCAACacctaaaaatcaaaacaaaattccTATTAAGGCAGCGCCTCCAAACCATCCGCATTAAAAATACCAGGCTAGGGAAGCCCCAGTCTGTGAGCAGTCTCAGGAATGGAGTTGCATGGGGGCTAGCCTGCAGAAAAGCAACTATCCCAGTTAGAGACCCCTTTTAAATAGAGATCCGGTGTGAGACATCACTTAATCCCCTAGAATTCCCTCGACCCAGGAGTTGCTGCGAAGGATTCGCAGAACGTGGCTCTAATTCGTCTATCCGAAAGGACTGAGTGAGGGAGTTAACTGTCAGGCTGCCGCGTGCAAagcctctcttccttccctccccctacCCAATTCCCTGATTTAAACCAACCACAAAATTACATCAGAAAAGTATATTTTGGAAGAAGGGCGGGGTCGGTATAGATAATCCGCATTCAGATTTAATCACCCGAGAGAATGAGGGGCGTGTATTTGTTGAGGTCACCAACTACCGAGAATCACGTTCTGTTCTCAGGGAAAGCGCTGGAGAGGGGGAAGGGTGGGCGAGGGTCCTATTAAGAGCCGGGCGCGGAATCGCGATGCCAGCGCTTGCGTATGGAGGAGGGAGGCTCCGGGGTGATCCCACGCGCGGCCCCGGCGCGCCGGGCAGGAGCGCGCAGGGCCGCGATTCACTAGCTTGCGGCGTGCCTAATGGGCACTCGTGCATTCTCGCTCGTGCGGTGAGCTCACGCACGCTGCCGCCAGGTTCGCAGACCCCCCCAAATAAAACGGGAGACCACGTAGAGCGAAGGGGCTGTAGgcaggttttctttctcttcccggAACTGGGAAAAGGGCCAGCCCCGTGCCCTGCACGCCTGGCTCTGCTCGGCAGCTTGCCGGCGAGCAGAGAGCCGGTTGAGCAGCGGCGGGCCGTGTCACCATTTCTTCGCTTCCTGACCTGCCCTGGAGCGGAGAACGGCGGCAGCACCGCAGAGGTACGCTTTGCGCTATCCCCCCACACCCTTCCAAAATCAGCGCCCCCGAGGGGAAAGTTCTCAGTGCAATTTGTCTAGCCTACAAAGTTCTCGGATGTCAGGCATCTTTTGAGTAAGGGGAGAAGCAGTCCTGCAGTGGCCGGATGGCTGGGAATTGAAGTTCTTCTGGCACAGGGAGCAGCCCGGCTCCGGGGGTCCTCCGCGGGCCGGTCAGGATGGAGCAGGGGGCTTCGCACTGGACCGGGGATTCCGGGGCTGGCACTAGTCGCGCCAGGCGCTGCCTCATTTACCCTCGACCCCAGGGAGGACAGCAACAAGTCCTGACCCAGCCATTTCATCACCCTGCCAGCACGTGCGGATTCCGGGCGCGCGGAGCCTGGCGCGGACCTCGCTTCATGCTTTCCTGTGCACGTCCCGGGCCACCCCAAGAGTTTGAGAGGCCCTAGGTGGACGCCCAGTTCCAGGCGAAGCGCCCGGGGCGCGCTGCATGGGTGCACGGTGTTGTCTCCTAGCACCTACCCGCCGCGGGGACGCATGCACTTACCTGTGTTTTGCAGGGACAGGCGGCCTTTCTGCTGGGAGCTCCTGTCTTGGGGACCCTCCGGCGGGTTGGTGGCATCGGTTCCCCGAGCCGGGTCGAAGGTGGCAAACACCAAAGCCAGGGTCACGAACTGGCCCAGCCGCTCGGCACACATGTTTCTTGGTGTAAACCTCCCGCCCCGAGACCTGGATTCTTTgtgctcccctcctcccctcccttctcctcccactCTTCCTCTTTGCTCGCCTTTTCCCTCCTACTCCTCGCGGCCGCGGCTCGGATAGAGGTTACCCAGCGCCCTCCCGTAGCTCTTCGGAGAGCATGTGACCAGGCCGTTAGCAGCTCCGCGAGTGCCGGGCAATGGCAGGGATGGTGCCTCAAATATCCCTGGAAGCTCTGGTGTCACTTGAATGAAGGAGTCGAGCAGGTGTTGTCCCGGCGGCTGGACCAATCCTAGACCCCCGCCCGTTTGACAACACGGGCGGGAGGCGGGGCCTGCAACCAACTACTACTGGGGGAAGCGGAGCGCTGCTGGGAGCGCCTGACAAAGTTGCCGACCTGGCCACAGCCACGCGtttgcgtgcgtgcgtgtgtgtgtgtgtgtgtgtgtgtgagcgcgGTCGGAGATGCATGCGCGTGTGCGGGTGCTCCAATGGCCGAacggtcttaaaaaaaaaaaaaaaagtgaatcccTGCTCCGTTTGCAGTTAAAGAAGGGGGAGAGAAGGGACGGACTGCGCTGCGACAGCTTTTCCCGGGCCCCTGGCTCTCCTCACACCCGCAACGGGCTGGGAAAGTTTCCTTTATTCTGCCGTTTGGAATTCGGGGGGATACTTATCCCCGAGGCCTTGACAGATTGGAGGAGTTTCCTGGTCCCAGTGATACTGGGAATTAACTGAGTACATACGGTATAATCCCTAGCGTTCTGActcttgcattaaaaaaaaccacacacaacactccTCAAACTATTCAAGATAGAAGCAGAAGCACTAGATACAGGACTTGGCCTGAGCAACTGCCccatctttcccttttctttttgccCCGCTTTGGTGGGCCATGCAACACCTAGTGTGCCAATTTCTCGCTCCTCCCCTAATCCAGACGGATTCCGGGCATCCGGAAAGGAATCCAGGTGACAGACTGGACTTGCATCATTTCCAGTCGGGTggcagggaggcccaggcagTCCTGAGTCAGCCCGCCGCTGAGCATCGCTTGCCCCGGAGGCCAGAGCTTGAAAGGCAACTTTAGGCGTCTCCCAACACCTCTTCCATTTTCCCAAAGCGCTACTCGATGCCCTACGCCGTATTCCCATTATTTTCTAGTCATCGGTAGAAATGGTAACAAAACAACACAACCTCCCGAAAAACCAAACCGGGGGAAATTCTCTCCATCTCTTCTCCCTTCTTGCTCGAGTTCCCTTTCCAAGCAAGGTTGGGGCTGGATTGCCCCAGGCTTCATTCTCCCCCGGCCCGCGGGAGCAGGGAGAAAGTTGGGCGCCGCTCGGAGCGCCTCTTCCCTCgctgtgtgtgtacgtgtgcacGCTCACGTCTCCCCGGCGCCAGGGCCGGGGACAGGAACTGCTCCGGGCATAGTCAGTCCGACGGCGCAGCTCTGGGGGCTTGCAGcgctgggggagggtggggacgCAGGCGCCGCGGCGGAGCGCCCAGCCGCACGCACCCCGGGTCGATTTGCCCTCCCCCCTCCCGCGCCGTCCCCACCCTCCTTTCCTGGAGAACAGGTGAGCCTGGGCACCAGCTCCTACCCCTCACCCCCGCCCCGCTCCGCTCCCTGCCTGCACCCTCCGCGGTAATGCGCCGGGGAGGTTTCATCACCCACTGCCCGCGGCGACGCTGCCCTGGGTCTCCGCGGCGGGACGCACTGCGCGCCTCGTTGGGGCTGCCATGTGACACGGTTGGGGGAGGGGTGCGGAGACGCTCCGGACAGGTCATCCTCCCGTAGCCTTTCGACTTACAAATCTTACCTCCTAGGGTCCCGGCAGCACTAGGGCgtagggaaggtgggcaggggccaAGGTGGCCGCCGCGGGCCAGCGCGTGGAGCGGCCCTGAGTCAGGAAGACAgacaggaggggcagggagggcgcCTTCGGAGTGGGCTCCTGGAGCCGCTGTACGCCATCCCCACCCGACTTTCAGAGCCCCAATAAATGGTTCAGTCTGCAGCGGTGGCAAGAAACAGACTACTTCTGTCCATGATTCCAGTAGCAATTATTTTTTGCAGCCTCAGATCTTTTGTGGAAGGAGGTGGGGTACAAGTACATTAAAATGGGTGGTTCTCACTTTCCACCCTGCTTTTGTTTACATAGTTAACTTAGCTTCTTTTATTAGTTTATGAAAAACTATCTTCCCTAGATCCTTAAACgtcaaaacagaacaaacagcagcagtctGGCCTCCCTCAGACAGCATAAGCCCCTGAATTTCCTGGCTTTTTTCCATGGAGCCTCTCTTGTAGGTGAGAACAGAAGCAACATTGGCATTAAGGTATCTGGTCACTCCGTTCTTTGAGCAACAGAAATAAGAGAGGTCCATGGGGTGGGAGCAAGCCCATCTTTGCTGGATACTCACACTCTGTGTATGCTTATCAAGGCTCTGAGGGCACCTGCAACAGCAGCCAGGCAGATGGAGAGCTCTGGGCCGCTGCCTCCCCAGGGCGTTTGGCTAGGCACTATCTTTTGCCACAATGAGGTCCCTGGGGGCTGCCTTCAGGGAACCTGCATAACTTAGAAATTCATGTTGAGGCTATTTGCTCCAGCCTCACAGGGAACATTTGAGGCTCCCAACTGAGCCAACTGCTCCTTTAGAACTGAGAGAGTAGTAGCTAGGTTTTGAGGCATTACTAGTACAGATACTAGTTCTTAAAGGTTGTATCTCCAAGTGACTGGGCCAGGGCCAAACATCCAGAGAAGAATGCCTATCCCAGTCATTCCCATCAGGGCTGAAAAAATTTTGCAGAATCAGGAGGCAGTTTGCTGAGACTACCAGTCTAGGCCAAAGGGCTGGGATGGGAATGGGAAAGGTCACTAAGACAGGTGACTTGGCTGTAATATCCTCCCTCATTCTTTTAACTCTATAACTCAGGCCTGGCATGATAGACTGCAGCTgatgagagtgggggtggggaggggacagtaATAATGGTTATGATGATAATTATTATAAAGCTAACTTAAATTGAGAACAGACACTGCCACACACCAAGCTTGTGGCTTTGGGGTCTCTCTAGACCTGTGTCTGCCCTGGATGGGAATTAAGACTTGGGAGGAGCAAGGATAGACCAGCTggtgttttgcaaatattcagCAGGGAGTCTGGTTGGATGGGCCTCCTTCTCAGTTTTAGACCCAATCTGAAATCCTGAGGCTTCTGTGGTTGATACATGGACCCATGTCTTCCTCTCTAATTCCAGCTCACCAGTTAAATTTAGTTAAACACTTTGTAAGTGGTTTTTGGGGAACAGGGTATTTAGGATGAGTTTTGCAAAGTGGGAGAGGATACTGACAAGCAGAGGTAAGGAAAAGAGAGGGTGTCACAGAGGGAGGACCAATGGGGGTAAACGCATGGAGAGGATATGGTAGGACTTTTTATCTGGAAGCGGGGTTGTTCAGTTTGGTGTTAGAGAGGAACATAAAGCTGACAAGGGCCTCTGGGGCCCTGTTGTCAAGGCCTTTGTGACAAATCTGTGCTCACCATAGATCTTGGTACTTGAGGACGAGACTCCAGGGTGCTCTTAGATTAGATTCCCTTTTGGAATTAGGAAATGTGAGGGGCCCAGTGCTGACATTGTGAAGGAGAATACAGATGAGAGGAGTGGGAAGTAAATTAGTTGGAATCTTGATGTGGGTGGTGATGCCCAGTGGGACAGAAGGTGTTCTTGCTCAGGTGTGAGTAGGTGGGGCTTTGGAGGATGGGAACTGAAGTTAGGTGTTGAGGCGCGGTTGTGTAGGCTGATACATGTTGTCTAGTCGATTTCTGTGAGTTCCAGAGCCTGAGAGGAAAACGTGGCTTTCACATGGAGAGCTCCTCCTACT
This genomic interval from Manis javanica isolate MJ-LG chromosome 1, MJ_LKY, whole genome shotgun sequence contains the following:
- the STC2 gene encoding stanniocalcin-2; protein product: MCAERLGQFVTLALVFATFDPARGTDATNPPEGPQDRSSQQKGRLSLQNTAEIQHCLVNAGDVGCGVFECFENNSCEIRGLHGICMTFLHNAGKFDAQGKSFIKDALKCKAHALRHRFGCISRKCPAIKEMVFQLQRECYLKHDLCSAAQENTRVMVEMIHFKDLLLHEPYVDLVNLLLTCGEEVKKAITHSVQAQCEQNWGSLCSILSFCTSAIQRPPTLPPERQLQVDRAKLSRAHHGEAGHHLLEPSSRETGRGAKGERGSKSHPNTHARGRAASRGAQGTSGSSEWEDEQSEYSDIRR